One genomic segment of Mangifera indica cultivar Alphonso chromosome 6, CATAS_Mindica_2.1, whole genome shotgun sequence includes these proteins:
- the LOC123219428 gene encoding uncharacterized protein LOC123219428 isoform X2 yields MAEEIVTSTAAQLASEATVSGCDLLKQHISYVFKYQSYINDLKKLVEDLRNKKETVEKPVELAERQGEEIYKAVKKWLSDVDEFTERVAKAIIEDEDKADKGSCLKLKSCPNLIQSYKLGKEAVKAAVSGADLLGKGNFSSISYRHALQRTESMYVRGYEAFDSREQVLQEILDTLKDANFNMVGVHGMGGVGKTTLVNKVAWQVKEDRIFHEVAIAEVTQTPDYKKIQEKLASDLGLEFCQESEYQRASQLRSRIKKEKSLLIILDNIWTKLDLDAIGIPFGDSEKGRKDDLFGDAHKERNDDEIKPCTILLTSRYRDVLSKDMKTQKNIFVRPISKDDAWNLFRKIVGDSAESSDFHPLADEFVTKCAGLPVAISTIANTLKNESLPFWKDALVRLKRSTPRHIPDMEESVYSTIELSYNFLKIEEAKSLFLLCALTDAGSSMSTDDLLKYSVGLNLFGHVYTLEEGRDRLHSLINYLKASCLLLDGDNDHVVKMHDIIHDVAVSIASTEKFMFNIQNGICLKEVLGEKIPKHSTAISLPYRDIYDKLPQRLEFPKLELFFLFMNNRSLQIPDAFFEEMKELRVLDLIGFLFFSLPSSLSCLKNLKTLCLDNCLVEDLRILGELSKLEILSFSRSHIKQLPTEIRRLTRLKLLDLSNCINLKYIAPQVLSCLSQLEELYMGNCFVQWEVEGVDNQGRRNASLEELKQLSNLTALHLHVQDARGMPQDFFFKKLKSYHLFIGDKWKWSDKYYSSTSRTFKLKISNHVYLGQGIKTLLEMTKDLFLEEMTGVRFVVYELNVNGFPHLKHLHVKDSLDILYIINSVTWKVAFPKLESLILCNLIKLEKICHGQLNAGSFNILRIIKIERCDRLEYLFASFMAKNLMQLQEIEVTNCKNLKGLFGEESDDHGDGIETNNKMEFNQLCSLTLQCLPKFIKIDSNMMVVFPRLENLKLYSINIDNTWLNQPLSMFSYSQCLKSLSIQGCHGLNYLFSSTMVKSLNELQRLVISGCMSMEVIVNLKGAQGEEKIINMSFPKLLYMKLEFLPELTSFGTGKLIEFPSLKELHIKMCSNLKTFFGQSSCPNTVREEEVEVNLENYFMNINPLFDEKVAFPSLEEMVLSHLDNLQLIWHNQKLHGESFCKLKVVRVQFCEKLLTIVPSNTQGNLSFRYLKKLTVMDCWSMKSLFPVSTATSLMQLEHLTIMWSGLENIVSEEEVTGAPTFLFPQLKSIFLYCLRELKYFYPRLHTIEWPMLSSLRVSICKKIKVHDFEFSSFQERDEERQPPIFYLEKVGYRNFIHLTLSEFPNVKEKIWNGQLPINFFENLKSLMVDKFLDISTGISSNVLCCFKNLELLEIKSCESLEQVFDLEENHQEISGLEKLKSLKIDDCNSLRCIFTPSILLGLVQLQKIEVKNCALVEEIIKKEEKQDGVSDKIIIPQLNSVMLESLPSLTSFYSGRNILECPPLETIVIKDCQKVQMKEFNIHLAACFTKKVEIPTLGSSSCFQNLTILRIGGFDHLKYLFPSSMLKTFFKLKELEISNCMFMERVIDEDDGRTTTMLFPKLCRLELRDLPKLTTLCNSTASFVEMSSLFKLWIDNCPSIQTFISSSIYGDMTSSSKEPKGMNAKEGSTYMLSLFDKKVRLPSLEELEVTYADQLLKLWDNQVSLDSFGKLVRVTVRFCKRLVSVFPSNMLGSHQKLEFLEVQNCESVEEIFEVLEKSFGMVGGILAKEETIPSFVFSKLIWLNLQMLPSLKSFYPEKHISEWPDLEGLKVHGCNNVKIIASESLSIPGSDGDSQQTLFFVYKDAFSSLKELELCEMPRLSHLWRGNFQPCNAFQNLGTLKVSECSSLENSCFSVLSLQNLRTLQVSKCDGLRYLLTPSKAKTLNRLKRINVSDCKLMVEIITNLGDEVVENSIVFGELDCLELHCLSSLKSFCGGDYSLEFPFLEKVIVRKCLEMETFCHGVLSTPSLQRLQLTDGGEDAVEECWEGNLNSTIQYLFKNMNVQYSKED; encoded by the exons ATGGCTGAGGAAATAGTAACCAGTACTGCCGCGCAACTTGCATCAGAAGCTACAGTGTCGGGATGTGATTTGCTTAAACAGCATATATCATATGTGTTCAAGTACCAGAGCTACATCAACGACCTCAAAAAACTAGTTGAGGATctcagaaataaaaaagaaacagtgGAGAAACCTGTAGAGTTAGCTGAAAGACAGGGTGAAGAGATTTATAAAGCTGTTAAGAAATGGTTGAGTGATGTAGATGAGTTTACTGAAAGGGTAGCAAAAGCCATCATTGAGGATGAAGATAAAGCAGACAAGGGCAGCTGTTTAAAATTGAAGTCATGTCCTAATTTGATTCAAAGTTACAAGCTTGGAAAGGAAGCAGTGAAAGCTGCAGTGAGTGGGGCCGATCTGTTAGGGAAAGGCAACTTCAGTAGTATTTCCTACCGTCATGCTCTACAGAGGACAGAATCCATGTATGTCAGAGGCTACGAGGCCTTCGATTCCAGAGAGCAAGTTTTGCAAGAAATTTTGGACACATTGAAGGATGCTAATTTTAACATGGTCGGGGTGCATGGGATGGGAGGTGTGGGCAAAACTACACTGGTCAACAAAGTAGCTTGGCAGGTGAAGGAAGACAGGATATTTCATGAGGTGGCCATTGCTGAGGTAACACAAACCCCAGActacaaaaaaattcaagaaaaacttGCTTCCGATTTAGGCTTGGAATTTTGTCAGGAGAGTGAATATCAGAGAGCTAGTCAACTACGTTCCAGGATAAAGAAGGAGAAGAGTTTACTTATAATACTGGATAATATTTGGACAAAACTTGATTTGGATGCAATTGGAATTCCTTTTGGGGATTCtgagaaaggaagaaaagatgaTCTTTTTGGGGATGCtcataaagaaagaaatgatGATGAGATCAAGCCATGCACAATATTGTTAACTTCTAGATATCGGGATGTATTAAGCAAAGATATGAAGACTCAGAAGAATATCTTTGTTCGTCCTATATCTAAAGATGACGCATGGAATTTGTTTCGGAAGATTGTGGGTGATTCTGCAGAAAGCTCTGATTTTCATCCTTTAGCAGATGAGTTTGTTACAAAATGTGCAGGTTTACCGGTTGCAATCTCAACAATTGCAAATACATTGAAAAATGAGAGTCTTCCCTTTTGGAAGGATGCCTTGGTTCGACTTAAAAGGTCTACTCCAAGACATATTCCAGATATGGAAGAAAGTGTGTACTCTACTATAGAGCTGAGTTACAATTTTCTGAAAATTGAGGAAGCTAAATCACTATTTCTTCTTTGTGCTCTAACAGATGCTGGTAGTAGCATGTCCACTGATGACCTATTAAAATATAGTgtgggtttgaatttgtttggaCATGTATATACATTGGAAGAAGGAAGGGATAGATTGCACAGTTTGATAAATTATCTCAAAGCTTCTTGCTTGTTGTTGGACGGTGACAATGACCATGTTGTTAAAATGCATGATATTATTCATGATGTTGCTGTGTCGATTGCTTCAACAGAGAAATTCatgtttaatattcaaaatggCATCTGCTTGAAAGAGGTGCTGGGGGAGAAAATACCGAAACATTCAACTGCTATTTCTCTGCCCTATAGAGATATTTATGATAAGCTTCCTCAACGATTGGAGTTTCCGAAACTGGAGTTGTTCTTTCTATTTATGAATAATCGCTCACTACAAATCCCAGATGCTTTTTTCGAAGAAATGAAAGAACTCAGAGTTTTAGATCTTATcggatttcttttcttttcattaccTTCATCCCTTTCTTGCctaaaaaaccttaaaacactATGTCTGGACAACTGTCTGGTGGAAGATTTAAGAATTCTAGGAGAGCTAAGTAAATTAGAGATTCTTAGCTTCTCGAGGTCTCATATTAAACAGTTGCCTACAGAAATCAGACGGTTGACTCGGTTGAAGTTATTAGATTTGAGCAATTGTATAAATCTTAAATACATTGCACCACAAGTCCTCTCTTGCTTGTCTCAATTAGAAGAACTATATATGGGCAACTGTTTTGTTCAATGGGAAGTTGAAGGAGTGGATAATCAAGGACGAAGAAATGCTAGCCTTGAAGAGTTAAAGCAGTTGTCGAACCTAACAGCTTTACATCTTCATGTTCAGGATGCTCGAGGTATGCCACAAgactttttcttcaagaaattgaaaagttatcatttatttattggaGATAAATGGAAGTGGTCTGATAAATATTACAGTTCAACTTCAAGAACATTCAAACTAAAGATAAGTAATCATGTTTATTTGGGCCAAGGAATTAAAACTTTGTTGGAGATGACCAAAGATCTCTTTCTTGAGGAAATGACTGGAGTTAGATTTGTTGTTTATGAACTCAATGTGAATGGTTTTCCACATTTGAAGCATCTGCATGTAAAGGACAGTCTTGATATTTTGTATATCATTAACTCGGTTACTTGGAAAGTAGCCTTTCCCAAGTTGGAGTCCTTGAtcctttgtaatttgattaaattggaGAAGATATGTCACGGTCAACTCAATGCAGGGTCTTTTAACATATTAAGGATCATAAAAATAGAAAGGTGTGATAGATTGGAGTATCTTTTTGCATCCTTCATGGCAAAAAACCTTATGCAGTTGCAAGAAATTGAAGTGACAAATTGTAAGAACCTAAAAGGGCTTTTTGGTGAAGAAAGTGATGACCATGGTGATGGAATTGAAACGAATAATAAGATGGAGTTCAATCAATTGTGTTCATTAACACTACAATGCCTACCCAAATTCATTAAGATCGATTCCAACATGATg GTTGTCTTTCCAAGATTGGAGAACTTGAAACTATATTCAATTAATATTGACAATACATGGCTTAATCAACCTCTATCAATGTTTTCATATAGTCAGTGCTTAAAAAGCTTAAGCATTCAGGGGTGTCATGGCttgaattatttgttttcatctACTATGGTCAAAAGTCTTAATGAACTTCAAAGGTTGGTGATAAGCGGTTGTATGTCAATGGAAGTAATAGTCAACTTAAAAGGAGCACAAGGAGAAGAAAAGATCATCAATATGAGTTTTCCTAAACTGTTGTACATGAAGCTTGAATTTTTGCCAGAACTCACAAGTTTTGGCACTGGGAAGTTAATTGAATTCCCCTCCTTAAAAGAACTTCACATTAAGATGTGCTCAAATTTGAAGACATTCTTCGGCCAATCTTCTTGTCCAAACACTGtgagagaagaagaagtagaagTGAATTTGGAAAACTACTTTATGAATATAAACCCTCTCTTCGACGAaaag GTTGCTTTTCCTAGCTTGGAGGAGATGGTGCTTTCACACTTGGATAACTTGCAGCTGATATGGCACAACCAAAAACTCCATGGGGAATCCTTTTGCAAACTAAAAGTAGTGAGAGTCCAATTCTGTGAAAAGTTATTGACTATTGTTCCATCTAATACTCAAGGAAATCTGAGCTTTCGCTATCTAAAGAAATTGACTGTTATGGATTGTTGGAGTATGAAAAGTCTCTTTCCAGTTTCTACCGCTACTAGTCTCATGCAACTTGAACATCTAACAATAATGTGGAGTGGGTTGGAGAACATTGTTTCTGAGGAGGAAGTTACGGGAGCCCCAACATTTTTGTTTCCACAATTAAAATCTATCTTCCTTTACTGTTTAAGGGAGCTCAAATATTTCTACCCGCGGTTGCATACAATAGAGTGGCCGATGCTAAGCAGTTTGCGTGTGTCTATTtgcaaaaagataaaagttcatgattttgaattttctagctTCCAAGAAAGAGACGAGGAGAGGCAACctcctattttttatttggaaaag gtTGGCTACCGTAACTTTATTCATTTGACACTCTCTGAATTTCCCAacgtgaaagaaaaaatatggaaCGGTCAGTTACCAATCAACTTTTTCGAGAATTTAAAGTCTCTGATGGTGGATAAATTTTTGGATATATCAACTGGTATTTCATCCAATGTGTTATGCTGcttcaaaaatttggaattgTTGGAAATAAAAAGTTGTGAGTCACTAGAACAAGTGTTTGATTTGGAGGAAAATCATCAAGAAATTTCAGGCTtagagaaattgaaatcattgaaaattgaTGATTGCAATAGCTTGAGATGCATATTCACTCCATCTATACTGTTGGGTCTCGTTCAACTCCAAAAGATAGAGGTGAAAAACTGTGCATTAGTTGAAGAAATCATCAAAAAGGAGGAGAAACAGGatggagtgagtgataaaattataattcctCAATTAAACTCTGTTATGCTTGAGTCATTGCCTAGCTTGACAAGCTTCTATTCTGGAAGAAATATTTTGGAATGTCCTCCCTTGGAGACTATTGTCATTAAGGACTGTCAAAAGGTCCAAATGAAGGAGTTCAATATTCATCTTGCTGCATGTTTCACCAAAAAG GTTGAAATTCCCACCTTGGGATCATCTTCTTGCTTCCAGAATTTAACAATCTTGCGCATCGGTGGCTTTGatcatttgaaatatttattccCATCTTCTATGttgaaaacttttttcaaaCTGAAGGAGCTTGAGATATCTAATTGTATGTTCATGGAAAGAGTAATTGATGAGGATGATGGAAGAACAACAACGATGTTGTTTCCTAAATTATGCCGGTTGGAGCTTAGAGATCTTCCAAAACTCACAACATTATGCAATTCCACTGCAAGTTTTGTAGAAATGTCCTCCTTATTCAAACTTTGGATTGACAATTGCCCTAGTATTCAAACATTCATCTCTAGTTCTATATATGGTGATATGACATCATCAAGCAAAGAACCTAAAGGAATGAATGCAAAGGAGGGCTCTACCTACATGCTCTCTCTTTTTGATAAGAAG GTAAGACTCCCTAGTTTGGAGGAATTGGAAGTCACCTATGCTGATCAGTTGCTAAAATTATGGGACAATCAAGTCTCTTTGGATTcatttggaaaattagttagAGTGACTGTAAGATTTTGTAAAAGACTTGTAAGTGTTTTTCCATCTAACATGCTCGGGAGTCACCAGAAGCTAGAATTTTTGGAAGTGCAAAACTGTGAATCAGTTGAAGAGATATTTGAAGTACTTGAGAAAAGCTTTGGCATGGTGGGGGGAATTCTTGCCAAGGAGGAAACTATCCCTAGCTTtgtgttttctaaattaatctGGTTGAATTTACAAATGCTACCAAGTCTCAAAAGTTTCTACCCGGAGAAACATATTTCAGAATGGCCAGATTTAGAAGGGTTGAAGGTGCATGGATGTAATAACGTGAAGATCATTGCTTCAGAATCATTGAGCATCCCAGGGAGTGATGGAGACAGTCAACAAACACTGTTTTTTGTTTACAAG GACGCATTCTCTAGTTTGAAAGAACTAGAATTATGTGAAATGCCCAGGCTATCGCATCTGTGGAGAGgaaattttcagccttgcaatgcttttcaaaatctcGGGACTCTAAAAGTGTCAGAATGTAGCAGCTTAGAAAATTCCTGTTTCTCAGTTTTGTCTCTCCAGAATTTAAGAACTTTGCAAGTTTCTAAGTGTGATGGGTTGAGATATTTACTGACCCCCTCAAAAGCTAAAACGTTGAATCGacttaaaagaataaatgtATCGGATTGCAAATTGATGGTggaaattataacaaatttggGAGATGAAGTAGTAGAGAATTCAATTGTTTTCGGCGAGTTGGATTGTTTGGAACTTCACTGTTTGTCCAGCCTTAAAAGCTTTTGTGGTGGGGATTATTCTCTTGAATTCCCATTCTTGGAAAAAGTAATAGTTAGAAAATGCTTGGAGATGGAGACTTTTTGTCATGGAGTATTAAGCACACCAAGTCTCCAAAGACTACAGTTGACAGATGGAGGAGAGGATGCAGTAGAAGAATGTTGGGAAGGCAACCTTAATTCCACCATAcaatatttgttcaaaaatatg AATGTGCAGTACTCCAAAGAAGATTGA